A section of the Eriocheir sinensis breed Jianghai 21 chromosome 62, ASM2467909v1, whole genome shotgun sequence genome encodes:
- the LOC126986603 gene encoding 39S ribosomal protein L42, mitochondrial-like produces MALLRAGRGLCARLPGAAADTRVWVSTFQELCRTNGREEAVVVTDDGNTIVCWHPQPDIPYEMTRPLPAAPPESDSVLKVQAQDTKKLFQRKHPFFVNKALRELTFTNKHKWFPSSEKRFAKKNPPRDREYL; encoded by the exons ATGGCACTGCTGCGGGCCGGCCGGGGGCTGTGTGCACGCCTGCCCGGGGCGGCGGCag ACACACGTGTGTGGGTGAGCACCTTTCAAGAACTGTGTCGGACCAACGGCCGAGAGGAAGCAGTGGTGGTGACAGACGATGGCAACACCATTGTGTGTTGGCACCCACAGCCAGACATCCCTTATGAGATGACAAGG CCACTCCCTGCAGCCCCACCAGAATCTGACTCAGTGCTGAAGGTGCAGGCGCAGGACACGAAGAAGCTGTTCCAAAGGAAGCACCCATTCTTTGTCAACAAGGCACTGCGGGAGCTGACCTTCACCAACAAGCACAAGTGGTTCCCGAG CTCTGAGAAAAGATTTGCCAAGAAGAATCCTCCAAGAGATCGAGAATATTTATAG
- the LOC126986601 gene encoding translation initiation factor IF-2-like isoform X2, which produces MGASHSTRKITLVNDDKAGVIKLSESLAYRLRGQIEGQQAAAAAEPPPSPPPVPLPVAAIPQVPEPPRVPQIAPVPFVPVPAPAPEPPAAEVSGAAEITPEKLIPAPSAPEEVVVAATLELPEKAAPAAEAQPDVGVAIRAGSGPSLSQPGGSIPPWSIYAEEAHLMVMRLREEKEQELQQLNQEWRQKMEAREQEFSKMAQLSEEEVNGAIKEVEKLFVKASCTPVCQDHQEAVMTCYQDHPRQALRCARQVDDFARCVDLSRLQSVLRQRAN; this is translated from the exons TTATCGGAGTCTTTAGCGTACCGCCTGCGAGGCCAGATAGAAGGTCagcaggcagcagcagcagcagaaccacccccttcccctcccccagttCCTCTTCCTGTAGCTGCCATTCCCCAGGTCCCGGAGCCCCCCAGAGTCCCCCAGATAGCTCCTGTACCTTTCGTTCCAGTCCCAGCCCCAGCCCCAGAGCCCCCAGCTGCTGAGG TGAGTGGAGCCGCTGAGATCACGCCAGAGAAGCTCATCCCTGCTCCATCTGCGCCTGAGGAGGTGGTCGTGGCAGCCACTCTTGAACTCCCTGAGAAGGCAGCTCCTGCAGCAGAGGCCCAGCCAGACGTGGGTGTGGCCATCAG AGCTGGGTCTGGTCCAAGCCTCAGCCAACCTGGGGGCAGCATCCCACCATGGTCCATCTATGCGGAGGAGGCCCACCTCATGGTGATGCggctgagggaagagaaggaacaggagctCCAGCAACTCAACCAGGAGTGGAGGCAGAAGATGGAGGCTAGGGAGCAGGAG TTCAGCAAGATGGCCCAGCTGtctgaggaggaggtgaacggcGCCATCAAGGAGGTGGAGAAGCTGTTTGTGAAAGCGTCGTGCACCCCAGTCTGTCAGGATCACCAGGAGGCCGTCATGACCTGCTACCAGGACCACCCTCGCCAGGCCCTGCGCTGCGCCCGCCAAGTGGATGATTTTGCCAGATGTGTTGACCTTTCCAGGCTG CAATCAGTCCTGAGGCAGAGAGCAAACTAG